In the Hordeum vulgare subsp. vulgare chromosome 7H, MorexV3_pseudomolecules_assembly, whole genome shotgun sequence genome, one interval contains:
- the LOC123409217 gene encoding uncharacterized protein LOC123409217 has translation MSAIWAGINGQIERASLQAREDRRGRRRAINLSQWINENCPNLYKWAQSHDTGARYGIMASNMSEVYNGVLKGVRALPITALIDETWNRTVSYFADRVTVAKALVDLNKTWSEKMQRHLDDKAKKSQRHGCRQVMAEMPQLLNGYHDNHHRCQLFINPNHENPPQTFRLRTVKTPWSIENRFLEHLEAYGLLHFANIAARRGRPQIVEPATPYNYGEGVFELLNDSLITWNPWTEAHIDMVFGSQHMPVECVRDSAFWMTRCNLLYLWFVEPYNPNRVMRQFGLYQDIPPPVPRCIDEETHKMSNMGRSGVDWNAENIEWINQWNNEALQNIVPQQRTYDATTTEAYYNWYRMSTRTRLTSEPPTMPTHPTHMEQLQRRMDTSSAYYRDSAIDICTQVQAMASEGMRAEGSDPKRRSWFKKISEFVSTRITRCGTENDVVTAAYNIPEPRSARPSGAPSSSMRWAEGRNTMPTLPRHDSSLPIHGQTSQVNAPDVGSTPEQTHFVEQDAYTAYDTHIQGSQPYLPTRGIRMPEENRWAETSEGAQSYNNGQEINDPSWGDEHTQRGVQKEILTETHDTQCTLPGMINDFFGQDVIGPSYINSESQPFTYNLESSSQYGFQTPPPMHQSQTQEHEGQYGRGLREHRPPDRLSPSGRRARPAGRRRIG, from the exons ATGAGTGCTATCTGGGCAGGTATCAATGGTCAGATCGAGCGCGCATCCCTCCAGGCGAGAGAAGACCGGAGGGGTCGTCGAAGAGCAATAAATTTGAGCCAGTGGATTAATGAGAATTGTCCCAATTTGTACAAGTGGGCGCAGTCTCATGACACTGGCGCTAGATACGGTATAATGGCAAGCAACATGTCCGAGGTGTACAATGGTGTTCTTAAAGGGGTGAGGGCACTACCTATCACAGCACTAATTGATGAAACTTGGAACCGGACTGTGTCATACTTTGCAGATAGAGTCACCGTTGCCAAGGCGCTAGTTGATTTGAACAAGACCTGGTCTGAGAAGATGCAAAGACATCTTGATGACAAAGCAAAGAAGTCGCAAAGACATGGGTGCAGGCAG GTTATGGCTGAAATGCCCCAGCTTTTGAATGGTTATCACGACAACCACCACCGTTGCCAGCTTTTCATAAATCCAAATCATGAAAATCCTCCTCAGACCTTCCGGCTTCGAACTGTAAAGACGCCCTGGTCAATAGAGAATCGGTTCCTTGAACACCTTGAGGCTTATGGACTCCTACATTTTGCGAACATCGCAGCTCGTCGAG GACGACCGCAGATAGTAGAACCCGCAACCCCGTACAACTATGGTGAGGGTGTT TTTGAGCTTCTTAACGACTCACTAATAACATGGAACCCGTGGACTGAGGCGCACATTGATATGGTATTTGGTTCGCAACACATGCCAGTGGAATGCGTGAGAGATAGTGCCTTTTGGATGACTCGCTGCAATTTACTCTATCTATGGTTTGTGGAACCGTATAATCCTAACCGTGTCATGAGACAGTTCGGTctatatcaagatattccaccaccggttccaagatgtatcgacgaagaaactcataa GATGAGCAATATGGGCAGATCTGGTGTGGACTGGAATGCAGAAAACATTGAATGGATAAATCAGTGGAATAATGAAGCTCTACAAAATATAGTGCCTCAGCAACG AACGTACGATGCAACTACGACAGAAGCGTACTATAATTGGTATCGCATGAGCACGCGTACTAGACTGACGAGTGAACCACCTACGATGCCAACACATCCAACGCATATGGAACAGTTGCAGAGACGGATGGACACATCATCAGCTTACTATCGTGACTCCGCG ATTGATATTTGCACCCAAGTACAAGCGATGGCGAGTGAAGGAATGCGAGCCGAGGGAAGTGATCCTAAACGCAGGTCGTGGTTTAAAAAAATTAGCGAATTCGTGAGCACAAGGATTACGAGATGCGGTACAGAGAACGACGTTGTCACTGCAGCGTACAACATTCCGGAACCGAGGTCAGCTAGACCGAGTGGGGCGCCGTCGTCGTCCATGCGATGGGCAGAGGGTCGTAATACTATGCCGACACTTCCACGACATGACTCTTCTCTACCAATACATGGGCAGACATCACAGGTAAATGCTCCAGATGTAGGATCGACACCCGAACAGACTCATTTCGTGGAGCAGGATGCATATACAGCATATGACACACACATTCAAGGATCTCAGCCATATCTGCCCACACGAGGGATTAGGATGCCCGAGGAGAATCGTTGGGCTGAGACAAGCGAGGGAGCACAAAGCTACAACAACGGACAG GAAATTAATGATCCATCATGGGGAGATGAACATACCCAGCGTGGCGTACAGAAAGAAATACTCACAGAAACCCATGATACTCAATGCACGCTCCCAGGAATGATAAATGATTTTTTCGGGCAGGACGTTATTGGTCCATCTTACATCAATTCTGAGTCACAACCATTCACCTACAATTTAgaatcatcatctcaatatggattTCAGACTCCACCACCTATGCATCAGTCGCAGACACAGGAACACGAGGGACAGTACGGTCGTGGTCTTCGTGAACACAGACCCCCTGATCGATTGTCACCCTCCGGTCGTCGGGCAAGGCCAGCTGGTCGTCGTCGCATAGGGTGA